The DNA segment ATGGGTAGATCACCGCCCGGATAGGCGAGCTTCATGTAAGCTGGATCATAGACGGTCGTCTGTGTGGTCTGCTCAAGCGCGCTTTCGATGATGGGCCGCAGCGCCGGTCTGACTTCGACGCTTAAGGACTGCGCGTAGTCGGCCCGCATGGCTTTCGGCGCGCAAGCCGCCGCGATCATTACGCTCACGGCGAGCAAGAAGGCTGGGAGAGTGCGAAACAGTTGCGTCATCGTTCACCGTTGATTGTGAAATTCGCCCGGGATCACCCCTTTCAACTCGGCGGCTTAAAGATGCACGCCGGCGGCGGCGCGTTGTTCCGCTTGCCGCGCGGCGAAGATTTTTCCAGACTGCCGGCGGCACGCAGCGCTCTTAACCATATCGCCAGCGCGACGGTTTGGCCACGCTTCGGCGCGGCAGACCGTTTTGGTATGGCGGAATTCGCATAACCAATGTGTCCTCCGTTCAATGACGGCGGTGTGCTTCGATGACTTCGCGGTCGGCAAAGCGCACCGCCTTTTTTCATGGCCGCATAAATTTTTCACAACAATTTCTCAAACCTTCGGGCGGCGCTCGCTGTCTTATCCAGTATCAGCGGACTGCTTCGGGGAAACCGAAGGGAGAACGTATGAAGAAGATTGTCAGTCTTATGTCAGCAGCGTTGCTCATTGCCGGGCTCGGCGTCACGGCGCTTGCGGGCCCGCCTTATATTAACCGGCGCGAGCGTCAAGAACAGCAGCGCATTCGCCAGGGTATGCGCAGCGGCGAGCTGACGCGCCGCGAGGCGGCGCACCTCGAAGCCGAGCAAGGAAGAATCCGCGGCTATGAATGGTATGCCAGGTCAGACGGTCACGTCAGCCGCGTCGAGCGTCGCCACCTCGACCGCATGCTCGATCACGCCAGCCGTGACATCTATCGTCAGAAGCACGATGGTCAGGACCGCCTTCCATAATTATCACGGGTATGCTCGGCGTTGACTTGGCGCCCTCAGGTTGCGCCCGGTCAGCGTTGCGCATAGACTTCACGGCGCGGCTGATGAATCCTTGTTCAGCCGCGCTTCACCAACAACTCTATTTCAATCCATTCAGGAGGATCGCATGAGGAAGATCGTTAGTGTGATATTGATCACCGTTTTCGCGCTTGGCTTGAGCATTGCCGCCTCGGCGCAGAACACGCCGCGCGTTGACCAGCGCGAGCATCGTCAGCAACGGCGCATCCGTCATGGCGTGCGCAGCGGTGAACTGACTAAGAGAGAAGCTCACCGTCTCCGCCGGCAGCAGCGCGTGACCCGCGCCGAAGAACGTGCCGCCAAAGCTGACGGCAAAGTGACGAGGCGCGAGCGCCGGCACTTGAACCGCCGCGAGAATCGCACCAGCCGTCGCATCTACAGACAGAAACACGATCAGCAGAAGCGTAATCCTTAAGTCCGCATCTCACTCCATCGCGAAGGCTTGCCGCGCGCCGTTGATAGCAACGCGCAGCAAGCCTTCATCATTTGTGCGCCGTGGAAATTCTTACACGCCGCGGCGGTAATCTTTACTTGTGGCGCGCGCGGGCAGGCACGTTAGCGGCTTTATTTGCTCGATTTTGCGCGCCGCATAGATCGGCACGCTCGTTGCAGAAGCAACCGTGGGGCAGAGATACGGGTGATGGAATATCATTTCCGGTCTCTATTTGCGGTTGCCGGGGTGAGGACGGCAACCACAATTGGCGATGCGGAGTCAGCTCCGCATCGCCAATTATCTTTGAGCTAGTGAGAGATTTAACGATGAAGATGAAAGTCGCAGGCTTATTTACTTTGAGCATTTTATTAACCCTCGGTTCGGTCGGCTGCGCGACCAAGAAATATGCTCGCAACCGCATCAACGAACGCATGACGCCGCTCGAACAGCGCGCCGGCTCCCTTGAAGAAACGTCACGTCGCAACACCCAGGACATCGGTCAACTCGGCACCGACGTTAACGACGTTCGCGGTCGCGCCGACCGGGCGCAGTCGCAAGCCGACACGGCGCTGTCGCGGGCTAACGAAGCCAACACGCGCGCCAATTCTGCTGACCAGTCGGTAAGCGATCTGCGCAACAACGTTGACAAGTACAGCGTGCAAAATACCGCGTCGGTCAATTTCAAGTTCGACAGCTACCAGCTCACCCCCGATGCCAGAGCCGCGCTCGATCAACTGGCGGCGCAGATCAAAGACCGCCAGAACTTTGTCCTCGAAATCGAAGGCTTCGCCGATGCGACCGGCAGCGATCAATACAACAACCAGTTGACGCAGAAGCGCGCCAACGCCGTACAGCGTTACCTTGCCGAACAGCACAACATTCCTTTGTTCCGCATGCGCATTCTCGGCTTTGGCGAAGTTCGCCCGGTGGCCGACAATACCACGCGGGCTGGCCGTGCCCAGAATCGCCGCGTCGAGATTCGCCTGCTGACGCGCAGCATCAGTGGCGAAGGCACACGGTCGGCGGCGTCGCACGAATAGGTTTTCATCTACGTCGAGTCGAACGATTGAACCATAGCTAGAACCAACTGCCCTCGATCATCAACACTGCCTCCGAAGAAGGCGGGCCGCGCGGCCCGCCTATTTATTTCTTTCCGCGTTGCCATTCGTCCGGCCCCACTTGACGCCCACCACAAGAACCTTTAAGAAGAATTCTGTCTTGATGGACGCTTGTCAGGCATCGAGCAAAACTTATTCGAGGTGATCGTGACCACAGCCAACAAGAAAAGCCGCAAGGCGGCATCCGACAAATCAGATGCCAAACAGGCCGCTTCGAAGAAACCATATTGCTATGAATACCCGCGCCCCGCGGTGACCGTGGACGTGATTCTGTTTTGCCGCGCCGGTGAACGCCTTGAGGTGATGTTGATCAAACGGGCGCGTGAGCCGTTCAAAGGCGACTGGGCCTTTCCCGGCGGTTTTGTTGATCAAAACGAAGCGCTGGAACAGGCCGCGGCGCGCGAGTTGAAAGAAGAGACCGGATTGGAAGGCGTTCGCCTTGAACAACTCGGCGCTTTCGGCGACCCGGGCCGCGACCCGCGCAGCCACACCATCAGCATCGTCTTCATCGGCCTGCTCGATAGCCGTGTCCAGGCCACCGGAGCCGATGACGCCGACGAGGCGCGCTGGCATTCAGCCTCGCGTCCGCCGCGCCTCGCTTTTGACCACAAGGCCATTCTGCGTCAGGCGCTCAAGCGCATTTCCGATGCTGACCGTCAGGGTAAAAAGTAAGGTGAGCTACACTCCCAACACCGGCGACATTCACAGCTCAAGGTTGCACGTGGCGTTGATCGAGCCCGAGATTCCGCCGAATACCGGCAACATCGCGCGGCTATGCGCCGCCACCTACACGCCGCTGCACCTGGTCGGCAAGCTCGGCTTTCGCACCGACGAAAAAGCCGTGCGCCGTGCCGGGCTCGATTACTGGAGCGAGGTCGAGATTCGCTATCACATGGATGTCGAGGCGCTCTATGCTTCCCTGCCCCAATGCCGGTTCCTTTACCTTTCAACCAAAGGCGAGCGCCGCTATACAGACTTCCAGTTCGCGCCGAATGATTGTCTGGTCTTTGGCCGCGAGACGCGCGGGCTGCCCGAAGATTTGCTGCGCGCCAACTGGGAGCGCTGCCTGACCATCCCGATGCCCAACCGTCAGGTGCGCTCGCTCAACCTCGCCACCTCGGTCGGCATCGTACTGTACGAAGCCCTCCGGCAGATCGCCTGACCGCCGCGTTGATCGCCACAAAACAAATCGGGCTGACCGTGTTATTCAAGTCACGGTCAGCCCGCAGATTACGGAGGAGTGATGAGATACGTTTAAGGTTTCTTTTCGGCGTCAGGCGGCTTGCCGTCGCTGTCACGGCGCTTCAACACAGGCCGGTCTTTCGGCGTCTCGGTGGTGGTTGGCGAATCAGGCGACGTCTGGTCATCGGTGCCATCCTTGCGCCGCTTGAGCGTAGGCCGCTTCGGGCCGGTGTCGCGGTTGCCCGAGCCGTCGAGGACGCGCGCATTGGTCACCGCCAGCAAGCGCGATTTCGCCCGCAGGAAATCCGACGAGGTGATCATATATTCGTCGCGGTCTGGGAAGCGCACCAGCAGGTCATGAACTTTCGTAATGCGGTCGGGCGTCGGCGGATGTGTGCCGAAGAGTTTCGACAGGGTTCCCGGCTTGCCCTTCTCTTTCTTCTCCAGCTTCTCGAAGAAGGTCAAAAAATTGTTAGGATCATAGCCCGACGCCCACAGATATTCGGCTCCCAGTTTATCGGCTTCGGCCTCGGCGCCGCGCGTAAACTTCAAGAACGCCAGCGGCACGCCTATCTGATAGGCCTCGTAGGCCAGATAGCCGAGACCGCCGGTCACGAAGATCAAGGGGATGAAGGCGATGTTCGCCAGCGTACCCTTCGACGCCTGCTCGACGCCATGGCGCGCCGCGACGTGCGCAATCTCGTGCGCCATCACGCCGGCGAGCTCCGATTCGCTATCGGCGGCAAGGATCGCTCCCTTGTTGACGTAGAGGAAGCCGCCGGGCAAAGCGAAGGCGTTGACGTCATCGGAATCGAGAACCTTGATCGTGAAGGGTATCTTGGCGTCTGAATGAAGCGCGATGTTTTGGCCGACGCGGTTGACGTACTCGGTGATGATGGGATCGTCAATGAACTTGCCTTGCTGATCGACCTGCGCCGCCATGCGACGTCCGAGGGCAACTTCCTTATCAAGCGAATAGAAATTGATCTGCCGCTTGTTGATGTTGCGCTTGCCGATCAAACGCGGGTCTTCATCCTCATCGAGCTTACCTTTGTTCGCTGCCGCCGCCGGCTGTTGCACAGTCGGCTTGTCATCGGCTTTCTTTGTGTCTTTCGGATCTTTCTTATCGTCGGCAAACAGCGCCGACGGCAAGCCGATCAACGCCGTCAGCAGCAAGACGGTGACGCGCTTCAAGAGATTTATTTTCATTTGGAAGGACTCCTACCGGAAAGAACTTCTCATCTCTGGCACGGGCCAGTTTCCTGACACCAAGAGTCTAACATAATGCCTTGGCGTAGGGAAAGCGCGGCAAGGATGACTAGAGACCGCCGAGAGCATGAGACCGCCGAGAGCATTTGCCGCTGCCTCGCACCCACCTTTATGATCGATGCGACGGCACGAATCGAGCTTATCAAAGCATGAAAAAGCCATTGAAACTATCGCTCATCGGCGCGGGTCGCGTGGGACAGACGCTCGGTCATCTGGGATATCAGGCCGAGTACACCATCGCTGACGTTGTCTGTCGCTCGCGGCGAAGCGCAATAACCGCTGCCCGCCTCATCGGCGCGGGCAGGCCGCAAGCGGCATCGGGCGCACATCTGCAAGCAGCAGACATCGTGTTTATCGCCACGCCGGACGACCGCATCGGCGAAGCGATGGAGTTGATAGCCGAGAACGCCGGGCGTATCGAGCGCGCCGCCGTCTTGCACACCAGCGGGGCGCTTTCGAGCACAGATATTGCCGCATTGCGCCCACTGAATTTTGCGGTCGGCTCGTGCCATCCGCTGCAAACCTTTGAAAGTCCGCGGCAGGCGATCAAGGTGATGCGGCAGAGCCACTTTTGCGTTGAAGGCGATCCGCGGGCAGTGCGCGCGGCGCGCACGTTTGTACGACGAATCGGCGCTCAAGCGTTTGAGATTCCGACAGCGATGAAACCGCTTTACCATGCCGCCGCGGTCATGGCCAGCGGCGGCGTCACCGCCTTGTTAAGCGCCAGCCTTGACGCCTTGCGGCATTGCGGCCTGGATGAAGCGACGGCTCGCCGTGTGCTGTTGCCTTTGAGCGAAGCGACATTAGCCAATGTGCGCGCGGTCGGCCCGCGGCGTGCGCTCACCGGACCGGTGCGGCGCGGCGATGCCGGCACAGTACAGCGGAACCTCACGGCGCTCGCCGCCATCGATTCGCAATGGCTTGCCCTTTATCGTCTGCTCGCGGCGCAGAGCTTAAACCTGATCGAACCGCAAATGGATCGCGCCATCCTCGCTACCCTGCAACGCTTGCTGAAAGATAACGGCCATTGATCACCGAGAAGGATCGGTAGTAAGGAATTCTGGCTTTCGTATGCCAGCCTACGGACTGCTGATGGGGGTCCGGTTGCGGCGCAGGTCATCCGTGACGAAGTGACCGCGTATCAAGTCGATGCCGAGGGTCGCGCCATGCGGCGGGCGTAAGGTGAGCGTCGGATTTGACGTCGCTTCGAGCCATATCCGCCGGTGGCCCGTCAACACCAGCACCGCTTTATCGCTCGTCCAGAAGCTCGTGCGTTGCAGCAATTCGACGCGCGACGCCAGCAGTTGCAGCGGATAATCAAATTCAGAAGAGGTCGCTTGCGCAGATTGTGCAGCCGGAGTAAAGGGCGACGATAACGCGTCCTCACTCTCTCGATCATTGCGGTCTGCGACTGCCGCCGCCAGCTTCTCGAATAATTCAATCGAGCCTTTGCCGATGATGTCGGCGAACGCGGACAGGTAAGCGGCCAGGCTCATCTCATTTTCGGATTCGAGATAAAGCGCCGACGAGCTGAGTCCTTGATGAATGCCTTTGAGTCGCACATCGGCCTGGGCCGGATGGGTGATTTGGAACTCGCAGAGGTGCGCGAGAATCACCGCCCACGCCTCATCGCCGATGCGCCCTTCGATCAAGACTTGCGCCATCGGCTTGCCGATAATACCAAGAAACGCCTCTTCTAGCAGTGCGCGGTCTTCGTTGTGATCGTCAATGCCGAGGTCTACCCAATCGGCCCAGGCATCATCGAGCTTGACGCCGGCAAATTGAATGTCGCGCAGCTTCGCGCCCGTAAGATTACAGCCGCGCAAGATCGCTCCAGAAAGATTCGCGCCACGCAGATTGGCGCGCGTCATGGTGCTGGCCGAAAGGTTGGCGCCGGTCAGATTGGCGCCCTGCAAACAACAGCCGTCGAGCCGAACGCCTGATAGATCGGTGTAAGACAGGTCAACACCTTCGAGCATGGCGCCAGATAAATTCGCTCCCGCCATCTGCGCCATGCGAACGTAGGCAGTTGAAAGATTGGCGCCCGTCAGATCGGTTTCGTTAAGGAAGGTGCCGACAAGGTACGCGCCGACCAGTTCGGCACATTGCAGGTTCGCGCCGGTCAGGTCTGCGCCACTGAGATCAGCCCGGCTCAGGTCCGCGCCGATGAGCGACGCGCCAATGAGGCTGGCTTCAACGAGGTTAGCACCGACCAGGTTGACTTCGTTGAGCCCGGCGCCGCTCAGAAAGCAGCCCGTCAACCGCGCATCGCGCAAGTCGGCGCGTGACATATCGGCCATGCGCAGGTTGGCTTCGACAAAGTCCGCGCGCGGCAAAACCAGAGCCGAAAGATCTGCGCGCACCAGATTCATGCCGCGCAGGCTTTCGCCGCAAGCAACGCGGTCTAGGATTTCTCCTCTGGAAAGCTGAGGCATGACGGTACTCGGCCAAGGCTCGCGGGGTATAGGGGCAGACGGAGAGCGAGGGATCTAGCGCCTAGAGGCCAAGCAAATCAAATCGGCTGAATGTGGGCGGCGCACGAACCCCTCTGGCTGATCCACGGACCAATGTTAGCCGCAGATCGCAAGCGAGTAAATACTAATCTGGTCACGAAACGTGGAATGCAGCGCAGGTAAGCAGCATTACAGCAAATGGCCGATAAAGGCGCGAAATCGCTGCCCTACTGAGTCATTAAGCGCAACGCGATTGGCCGAAAGCGGGACGATCTGCGGACTGAGTCGTCACTTCTCAGTCCGCAGATCGTGATCGGTACTACTTCTTCTTCGCTGACCACTTGCCGGTCATCTGCCCGGCAAAGTCGAAATCGCCGTTGATCTGGCCTTCCTTCACCGCTCCGGACATGGTGATGGAGCCCTGCGGCGTATCCAGGCTGAAGCTCAACTTATTGCCATCCCATTTGCCGTTGCTCAGGGTGGCGGTGCCCTGGTCGGACGTGGATGTGCCGGTGACCTTGTCGCCTTCAAGCTTAAGCTTAAGGGTGAAAGGAATCGTCATTCCGCCTGCATCCGCTGCCGCTTCCCAATCGCCCGAGACCGGGTCGCCAGTCGCCGCCTTTGGTGCGCCTGCTGGCGCAGCCGGGGTTGAGACTGCCGCAGGA comes from the Blastocatellia bacterium genome and includes:
- a CDS encoding OmpA family protein, whose translation is MKMKVAGLFTLSILLTLGSVGCATKKYARNRINERMTPLEQRAGSLEETSRRNTQDIGQLGTDVNDVRGRADRAQSQADTALSRANEANTRANSADQSVSDLRNNVDKYSVQNTASVNFKFDSYQLTPDARAALDQLAAQIKDRQNFVLEIEGFADATGSDQYNNQLTQKRANAVQRYLAEQHNIPLFRMRILGFGEVRPVADNTTRAGRAQNRRVEIRLLTRSISGEGTRSAASHE
- a CDS encoding NUDIX hydrolase, which encodes MTTANKKSRKAASDKSDAKQAASKKPYCYEYPRPAVTVDVILFCRAGERLEVMLIKRAREPFKGDWAFPGGFVDQNEALEQAAARELKEETGLEGVRLEQLGAFGDPGRDPRSHTISIVFIGLLDSRVQATGADDADEARWHSASRPPRLAFDHKAILRQALKRISDADRQGKK
- a CDS encoding tRNA (cytidine(34)-2'-O)-methyltransferase, yielding MSYTPNTGDIHSSRLHVALIEPEIPPNTGNIARLCAATYTPLHLVGKLGFRTDEKAVRRAGLDYWSEVEIRYHMDVEALYASLPQCRFLYLSTKGERRYTDFQFAPNDCLVFGRETRGLPEDLLRANWERCLTIPMPNRQVRSLNLATSVGIVLYEALRQIA
- a CDS encoding M48 family metallopeptidase, with amino-acid sequence MKINLLKRVTVLLLTALIGLPSALFADDKKDPKDTKKADDKPTVQQPAAAANKGKLDEDEDPRLIGKRNINKRQINFYSLDKEVALGRRMAAQVDQQGKFIDDPIITEYVNRVGQNIALHSDAKIPFTIKVLDSDDVNAFALPGGFLYVNKGAILAADSESELAGVMAHEIAHVAARHGVEQASKGTLANIAFIPLIFVTGGLGYLAYEAYQIGVPLAFLKFTRGAEAEADKLGAEYLWASGYDPNNFLTFFEKLEKKEKGKPGTLSKLFGTHPPTPDRITKVHDLLVRFPDRDEYMITSSDFLRAKSRLLAVTNARVLDGSGNRDTGPKRPTLKRRKDGTDDQTSPDSPTTTETPKDRPVLKRRDSDGKPPDAEKKP
- a CDS encoding DUF2520 domain-containing protein — its product is MKKPLKLSLIGAGRVGQTLGHLGYQAEYTIADVVCRSRRSAITAARLIGAGRPQAASGAHLQAADIVFIATPDDRIGEAMELIAENAGRIERAAVLHTSGALSSTDIAALRPLNFAVGSCHPLQTFESPRQAIKVMRQSHFCVEGDPRAVRAARTFVRRIGAQAFEIPTAMKPLYHAAAVMASGGVTALLSASLDALRHCGLDEATARRVLLPLSEATLANVRAVGPRRALTGPVRRGDAGTVQRNLTALAAIDSQWLALYRLLAAQSLNLIEPQMDRAILATLQRLLKDNGH
- a CDS encoding pentapeptide repeat-containing protein; the protein is MPQLSRGEILDRVACGESLRGMNLVRADLSALVLPRADFVEANLRMADMSRADLRDARLTGCFLSGAGLNEVNLVGANLVEASLIGASLIGADLSRADLSGADLTGANLQCAELVGAYLVGTFLNETDLTGANLSTAYVRMAQMAGANLSGAMLEGVDLSYTDLSGVRLDGCCLQGANLTGANLSASTMTRANLRGANLSGAILRGCNLTGAKLRDIQFAGVKLDDAWADWVDLGIDDHNEDRALLEEAFLGIIGKPMAQVLIEGRIGDEAWAVILAHLCEFQITHPAQADVRLKGIHQGLSSSALYLESENEMSLAAYLSAFADIIGKGSIELFEKLAAAVADRNDRESEDALSSPFTPAAQSAQATSSEFDYPLQLLASRVELLQRTSFWTSDKAVLVLTGHRRIWLEATSNPTLTLRPPHGATLGIDLIRGHFVTDDLRRNRTPISSP